From the Limanda limanda chromosome 2, fLimLim1.1, whole genome shotgun sequence genome, one window contains:
- the casp3a gene encoding caspase-3a: MSANGAGRAGEDSTDAKPSDEPRSEASSSAPEEVDAKAQSHSFRYSLDFPSIGQCIIINNKNFDRRTGMNQRNGTDVDAANAMKVFAKLGYKVKVYNDQTVEQLKQVLVGVSKEDHSSSASLVCVLLSHGDEGVFFGTDGSVELKYLTSLFRGDRVKSLVGKPRLFFIQACRGTDLDGGIETDSVDDGTTRIPVEADFLYAFSTAPGYYSWRNTTSGSWFMQSLCEMISKYGKQLELQHIMTRVNHKVAVEFESVSYSPGFNAKKQIPCIVSMLTKEMYFTP, translated from the exons ATGTCGGCGAACGGAGCCGGACGAGCCGGAGAAGACTCCACGGACGCGAAGCCCAGCGACGAGCCGAG GTCCGAGGCGTCTTCGTCTGCTCCCGAGGAAGTGGACGCCAAGGCCCAGTCCCACAGCTTCAGGTACAGCCTGGATTTCCCCAGCATCGGCCAGTgcatcatcatcaacaacaaGAACTTCGACAGGAGAACAG GCATGAATCAGCGGAATGGGACCGACGTGGATGCGGCCAACGCGATGAAAGTCTTTGCCAAGTTGGGATATAAAGTGAAGGTTTACAACGACCAGACAGTGGAGCAGCTGAAGCAGGTTTTAGTTGGCG TATCGAAGGAGGATCACAGCTCCTCGGCCTCGCTCGTGTGCGTCCTGCTGAGTCACGGAGACGAGGGCGTGTTCTTCGGCACCGACGGCTCCGTGGAGCTCAAGTACCTCACCTCGCTGTTCCGAGGCGACCGCGTCAAATCGCTGGTGGGAAAACCCAGACTCTTCTTCATACAG GCTTGCAGAGGCACTGATCTGGATGGAGGGATTGAAACAGACAGTGTAGACGATGGTACGACCAGGATCCCTGTGGAAGCGGACTTCCTCTACGCCTTCTCCACAGCCCCAG gctACTACTCGTGGAGGAACACCACCAGTGGCTCCTGGTTCATGCAGTCGCTGTGCGAAATGATCAGCAAGTACGGAAAGCAGTTGGAGCTCCAGCACATCATGACACGAGTGAACCACAAGGTGGCAGTGGAGTTTGAGTCTGTCTCCTATTCACCAGGTTTTAATGCAAAGAAACAGATCCCGTGCATCGTGTCAATGCTGACCAAAGAGATGTATTTTACCCCCTGA
- the osbp gene encoding oxysterol-binding protein 1 isoform X1: MSEPKPPTPTPGDTYKGWLFKWTNYIKGYQRRWFVLSNGLLSYYRTQAEMGHTCRGTINLATANITVEDSCNFVISNGGAQTYHLKASSEVERQRWITALELAKAKAVRMQAESDDSGDDCPTAPPSAGQGGGGRNSEIQSTLRTMGSKVEDLTTCNDLIVKHGSALQRSLSELEGIRVGGDMGEKIRQVTERATLFRITSNAMINACRDFLSLAQTHSKRWQKSLTTERDQRIRLEETLEQLAKQHNHLERAFRGATVLPSSFSNPALGNKGGGSGKGDASDEDDDNEFFDAMEDPAEFITVPADPKYHRRSNSNLSGFSSETGIDDQSVNFDELSMASNPESPQTLELEPVRQRRTHIPDKPNYYLNLWSIMKNCIGKELSKIPMPVNFNEPLSMLQRLSEDLEYYELLDKGAKCQSSLEQMCYVAAFTVSSYSTTVHRTGKPFNPLLGETFELDRLRECGYRSLCEQVSHHPPAAAHHALSEKGWTLRQEISLASKFRGKYLSIMPLGSIQCLFDKGNNHYSWKKVTTTVHNIIVGKLWIDQSGEIDVVNHKTGDRCHLKFAPYSYFSRDVPRKVTGVVTDKDGKAHYVLSGTWDEKMEFSRVMQSSKGENGTEGKQRTVYQTLKAKEIWKKNPLPEGAETRYFFSTLALTLNELEEGVAPTDSRRRPDQRLMEDGRWDEANAEKQRLEEKQRTVRREREREAVKAVCSPEEADAQETGTEASEVSDESAHQDNHQAMWFEKIDDPVSGETLHIYKGGYWEAKEQGGWDICPDIF, from the exons ATGTCAGAGCCGAAGCCCCCGACTCCGACCCCTGGAGACACGTACAAGGGTTGGCTCTTCAAATGGACTAACTACATAAAAGGTTATCAGAGACGCTGGTTTGTTCTGAGCAATGGACTGCTGTCGTATTATAG GACCCAGGCAGAGATGGGTCACACATGCAGAGGCACCATTAACTTGGCCACAGCCAATATTACTGTGGAGGACTCGTGCAATTTTGTCATCTCCAACGGCGGAGCGCAGACCTACCACCTGAAGGCCAGCTCGGAGGTGGAGCGGCAGCGATGGATCACGGCGCTGGAGCTGGCCAAAGCAAAGGCCGTCCGTATGCAGGCCGAATCTG acgACTCCGGTGACGATTGTCCCACAGCTCCACCCAGCGCAGGACAGGGGGGAGGCGGCCGTAACTCAGAAATCCAGTCCACACTGCGAACAATGGGCAGCAAGGTGGAGGACCTCACCACCTGCAATGATCTCATTGTCAAGCATGGCTCTGCCCTTCAAAG GTCTTTGTCAGAGCTGGAGGGGATTCGTGTTGGAGGGGACATGGGGGAAAAGATCAGACAAGTTACAGAGAGGGCCACGCTGTTCCGAATCACCTCTAATGCCATGATCAAT GCGTGTCGAGACTTCCTCTCCCTGGCCCAGACCCACAGTAAGCGCTGGCAAAAGTCCTTAACCACCGAAAGAGACCAGAGGATACGGCTGGAGGAGACTCTGGAGCAACTGGCTAAACAGCACAACCATTTGGAACGAGCTTTCAGAGGAGCTACGGTTCTCCCCTCTTCATTCAGCAATCCCGCCTTAGGTAACAAAG GCGGAGGTTCAGGAAAGGGAGATGCCAGTGACGAGGATGATGACAATGAGTTCTTTGATGCTATGGAAGATCCAGCAGAGTTTATAACTGTCCCTGCCGACCCCAAGTATCACag GAGATCCAACAGTAATCTCAGTGGGTTCAGCAGCGAGACCGGGATCGACGATcagtctgtgaat TTTGATGAACTGTCTATGGCATCTAACCCGGAGTCTCCTCAGACTCTGGAGCTAGAGCCAGTTCGACAAAGACGGACTCATATTCCTGACAAGCCCAACTATTACCTCAATCTGTGGAGCATCATGAAGAATTGCATTGGAAAGGAGCTCTCAAAGATACCAATGCCT GTCAATTTCAATGAGCCCCTCTCCATGTTGCAACGTCTGTCTGAAGACCTGGAATACTATGAGCTGCTGGACAAGGGTGCTAAATGTCAGAGTTCTCTAGAGCAGATGTGCTACGTCGCCGCTTTCACAGTCTCCTCCTACTCCACGACTGTCCACCGCACAGGGAAACCCTTCAATCCACTGCTGGGAGAAACCTTTGAGCTCGATCGACTCCGAGAGTGCGGCTACCGCTCCCTATGTGAACAG GTGAGTCACCACccacctgctgcagctcatcaTGCCCTCTCTGAAAAGGGCTGGACACTCAGACAGGAAATAAGTCTTGCCAGCAAGTTTAGAGGAAAATATCTCTCGATCATGCCCCTGG GTTCTATCCAGTGTTTGTTTGATAAGGGCAACAATCATTACTCTTGGAAAAAAGTAACTACAACAGTCCACAACATTATTGTGGGGAAACTGTGGATCGATCAG TCAGGGGAGATAGATGTGGTGAACCACAAGACAGGAGATCGCTGCCACCTCAAGTTTGCTCCCTACAGTTACTTCTCCAGAGATGTACCAAGAAAG GTAACCGGAGTAGTAACTGATAAGGATGGAAAGGCCCACTACGTGCTCTCAGGAACATGGGACGAGAAGATGGAGTTTTCCCGGGTAATGCAGAGCAGTAAAGGGGAGAACGGCACGGAGGGCAAACAGAGGACTGTGTATCAGACCCTCAAAGCCAAAGAAATCTGGAAAAAGAACCCTCTTCC AGAGGGAGCGGAGACCAGGTACTTCTTCTCCACACTGGCCTTGACTCTCAATGAGCTTGAGGAGGGAGTGGCGCCAACAGACAGTCGACGACGCCCTGACCAGCGATTAATGGAGGACGGCCGCTGGGACGAGGCCAACGCGGAGAAACAGAGGCTGGAAGAAAAACAGCGCACGGTCCgtagagaaagggagagggaagCTGTTAAGGCCGTCTGCTCACCTGAGGAAG ctgatgcacAGGAGACTGGCACAGAAGCAAGTGAGGTTTCTGATGAAA GTGCCCATCAAGACAACCACCAAGCGATGTGGTTTGAGAAGATCGACGACCCTGTATCCGGAGAGACCTTGCACATCTACAAGGGGGGTTACTGGGAGGCGAAGGAGCAGGGCGGCTGGGACATTTGCCCCGACATCTTCTAA
- the osbp gene encoding oxysterol-binding protein 1 isoform X2 has product MSEPKPPTPTPGDTYKGWLFKWTNYIKGYQRRWFVLSNGLLSYYRTQAEMGHTCRGTINLATANITVEDSCNFVISNGGAQTYHLKASSEVERQRWITALELAKAKAVRMQAESDDSGDDCPTAPPSAGQGGGGRNSEIQSTLRTMGSKVEDLTTCNDLIVKHGSALQRSLSELEGIRVGGDMGEKIRQVTERATLFRITSNAMINACRDFLSLAQTHSKRWQKSLTTERDQRIRLEETLEQLAKQHNHLERAFRGATVLPSSFSNPALGNKGGGSGKGDASDEDDDNEFFDAMEDPAEFITVPADPKYHRRSNSNLSGFSSETGIDDQSVNFDELSMASNPESPQTLELEPVRQRRTHIPDKPNYYLNLWSIMKNCIGKELSKIPMPVNFNEPLSMLQRLSEDLEYYELLDKGAKCQSSLEQMCYVAAFTVSSYSTTVHRTGKPFNPLLGETFELDRLRECGYRSLCEQVSHHPPAAAHHALSEKGWTLRQEISLASKFRGKYLSIMPLGSIQCLFDKGNNHYSWKKVTTTVHNIIVGKLWIDQSGEIDVVNHKTGDRCHLKFAPYSYFSRDVPRKVTGVVTDKDGKAHYVLSGTWDEKMEFSRVMQSSKGENGTEGKQRTVYQTLKAKEIWKKNPLPEGAETRYFFSTLALTLNELEEGVAPTDSRRRPDQRLMEDGRWDEANAEKQRLEEKQRTVRREREREAVKAVCSPEEGAHQDNHQAMWFEKIDDPVSGETLHIYKGGYWEAKEQGGWDICPDIF; this is encoded by the exons ATGTCAGAGCCGAAGCCCCCGACTCCGACCCCTGGAGACACGTACAAGGGTTGGCTCTTCAAATGGACTAACTACATAAAAGGTTATCAGAGACGCTGGTTTGTTCTGAGCAATGGACTGCTGTCGTATTATAG GACCCAGGCAGAGATGGGTCACACATGCAGAGGCACCATTAACTTGGCCACAGCCAATATTACTGTGGAGGACTCGTGCAATTTTGTCATCTCCAACGGCGGAGCGCAGACCTACCACCTGAAGGCCAGCTCGGAGGTGGAGCGGCAGCGATGGATCACGGCGCTGGAGCTGGCCAAAGCAAAGGCCGTCCGTATGCAGGCCGAATCTG acgACTCCGGTGACGATTGTCCCACAGCTCCACCCAGCGCAGGACAGGGGGGAGGCGGCCGTAACTCAGAAATCCAGTCCACACTGCGAACAATGGGCAGCAAGGTGGAGGACCTCACCACCTGCAATGATCTCATTGTCAAGCATGGCTCTGCCCTTCAAAG GTCTTTGTCAGAGCTGGAGGGGATTCGTGTTGGAGGGGACATGGGGGAAAAGATCAGACAAGTTACAGAGAGGGCCACGCTGTTCCGAATCACCTCTAATGCCATGATCAAT GCGTGTCGAGACTTCCTCTCCCTGGCCCAGACCCACAGTAAGCGCTGGCAAAAGTCCTTAACCACCGAAAGAGACCAGAGGATACGGCTGGAGGAGACTCTGGAGCAACTGGCTAAACAGCACAACCATTTGGAACGAGCTTTCAGAGGAGCTACGGTTCTCCCCTCTTCATTCAGCAATCCCGCCTTAGGTAACAAAG GCGGAGGTTCAGGAAAGGGAGATGCCAGTGACGAGGATGATGACAATGAGTTCTTTGATGCTATGGAAGATCCAGCAGAGTTTATAACTGTCCCTGCCGACCCCAAGTATCACag GAGATCCAACAGTAATCTCAGTGGGTTCAGCAGCGAGACCGGGATCGACGATcagtctgtgaat TTTGATGAACTGTCTATGGCATCTAACCCGGAGTCTCCTCAGACTCTGGAGCTAGAGCCAGTTCGACAAAGACGGACTCATATTCCTGACAAGCCCAACTATTACCTCAATCTGTGGAGCATCATGAAGAATTGCATTGGAAAGGAGCTCTCAAAGATACCAATGCCT GTCAATTTCAATGAGCCCCTCTCCATGTTGCAACGTCTGTCTGAAGACCTGGAATACTATGAGCTGCTGGACAAGGGTGCTAAATGTCAGAGTTCTCTAGAGCAGATGTGCTACGTCGCCGCTTTCACAGTCTCCTCCTACTCCACGACTGTCCACCGCACAGGGAAACCCTTCAATCCACTGCTGGGAGAAACCTTTGAGCTCGATCGACTCCGAGAGTGCGGCTACCGCTCCCTATGTGAACAG GTGAGTCACCACccacctgctgcagctcatcaTGCCCTCTCTGAAAAGGGCTGGACACTCAGACAGGAAATAAGTCTTGCCAGCAAGTTTAGAGGAAAATATCTCTCGATCATGCCCCTGG GTTCTATCCAGTGTTTGTTTGATAAGGGCAACAATCATTACTCTTGGAAAAAAGTAACTACAACAGTCCACAACATTATTGTGGGGAAACTGTGGATCGATCAG TCAGGGGAGATAGATGTGGTGAACCACAAGACAGGAGATCGCTGCCACCTCAAGTTTGCTCCCTACAGTTACTTCTCCAGAGATGTACCAAGAAAG GTAACCGGAGTAGTAACTGATAAGGATGGAAAGGCCCACTACGTGCTCTCAGGAACATGGGACGAGAAGATGGAGTTTTCCCGGGTAATGCAGAGCAGTAAAGGGGAGAACGGCACGGAGGGCAAACAGAGGACTGTGTATCAGACCCTCAAAGCCAAAGAAATCTGGAAAAAGAACCCTCTTCC AGAGGGAGCGGAGACCAGGTACTTCTTCTCCACACTGGCCTTGACTCTCAATGAGCTTGAGGAGGGAGTGGCGCCAACAGACAGTCGACGACGCCCTGACCAGCGATTAATGGAGGACGGCCGCTGGGACGAGGCCAACGCGGAGAAACAGAGGCTGGAAGAAAAACAGCGCACGGTCCgtagagaaagggagagggaagCTGTTAAGGCCGTCTGCTCACCTGAGGAAG GTGCCCATCAAGACAACCACCAAGCGATGTGGTTTGAGAAGATCGACGACCCTGTATCCGGAGAGACCTTGCACATCTACAAGGGGGGTTACTGGGAGGCGAAGGAGCAGGGCGGCTGGGACATTTGCCCCGACATCTTCTAA
- the sart1 gene encoding U4/U6.U5 tri-snRNP-associated protein 1, which produces MGSSKKHKEKSRDKDTEDRRREHKKHRHKERDASERDATRDRAKDKRKRSRSRDRSGREGRSKPEKGSGEPRVKKEKVDAAYEESNAEVQPQSASGDASLSIQDTNKLRLKLGLKPLELNEEKKELGTKEDPMVAATINPVLIKQQKDMREKLAALKEKRILNKKLGKVKTLAEEDWLDDASAWVEKSRNMAKEKELADKRAKVLQEMDEEFGVSSLVEEEFAQTKNDPYTCRDLKGLKVQHKVESFTEGQTIILTLQDKGVLEEEEDTLVNVNLVDRERAEKNVELKKKKPEYKPYEEDESVDDMLTLKSHAVLSKYDEEIDGEKKKSFRLSTGGFADGEREREIQAMRESLRNQAQTLEMPALAIASEYYTPQEMVGFKKVKSRVRKIRKKEKQTAADELRIDDTRSTDFGSRSRGRGRKKVDFDGTEIKEEEGEEKEEESKPSQSIPLLSDDIRMAEMEMSDDDDFTPQEPTVIEEDEAEQELQKQLEKQRKLRQRQLLKDRGLKVVEQIKALDKSESDNDPDRKNNIVFNDTSEFCRTLGDIPTYGLSGNREDQEEIMDFVQEEEKEDAGGSDSEIDENIGWSTVNLDEEVKQPDFATGSATILDEEPIVNSGLANALHLCKNKGLLDTQMQKVSRVKATKGALPNDNYCIEDKMGFDDKYSRREEYRGFTQDFKEKDKYRPDVKIEYVDESGRRLTPKEAFRQLSHRFHGKGSGKMKTERRMKKLEEEALLKKMSSSDTPLGTVALLQEKQKSQKTPYIVLSGSGKSMNANNITK; this is translated from the coding sequence ATGGGGTCCTCGAAGAAACACAAGGAGAAGAGCCGGGACAAGGACACGGAGGACCGGCGCCGTGAACACAAGAAGCATCGCCACAAGGAGCGAGACGCCTCGGAGCGGGACGCCACCCGGGACCGGGCCAAGGACAAGCGGAAGCGATCCAGGTCCAGAGACAGGAGCGGGCGGGAGGGTCGCAGCAAGCCGGAGAAGGGCAGCGGGGAGCCCCgggtgaagaaggagaaggtggaCGCTGCCTACGAGGAGAGCAACGCGGAAGTGCAGCCCCAGTCTGCGAGCGGGGACGCGTCCCTCAGCATCCAGGACACCAACAAACTCCGGCTCAAGCTGGGTCTGAAGCCTCTGGAGCTGaacgaggagaagaaggagctcGGCACCAAGGAGGATCCCATGGTGGCCGCCACCATCAACCCAGTCCTCATCAAGCAGCAGAAGGATATGAGAGAGAAGCTCGCAGCTCTGAAGGAGAAACGCATCCTGAACAAGAAGTTGGGGAAAGTGAAGACCCTGGCTGAGGAAGACTGGCTGGATGACGCTTCTGCTTGGGTGGAGAAAAGCAGAAACATGGCAAAGGAGAAAGAATTGGCGGATAAAAGAGCCAAAGTTCTGCAGGAGATGGACGAGGAGTTCGGTGTGAGCAGCCTGGTAGAGGAGGAATTCGCTCAGACCAAGAATGACCCCTACACGTGTCGAGATTTGAAGGGACTGAAGGTGCAGCACAAGGTGGAGTCCTTCACCGAGGGTCAGACCATCATCCTGACCCTACAGGACAAAGGTGTGctcgaggaggaggaagatacTCTCGTGAACGTTAACCTGGTGGACAGGGAAAGGGCAGAAAAGAACGTGGaattgaaaaagaagaagccaGAATACAAGCCGTACGAAGAAGACGAGAGCGTGGACGACATGCTCACGTTAAAGTCTCACGCGGTTCTTTCAAAATACGACGAGGAAATTGATGGCGAAAAGAAAAAGAGCTTCCGGTTGAGTACTGGGGGCTTTGCTGACGGGGAACGAGAGCGGGAGATCCAGGCCATGAGAGAGTCTCTGCGAAACCAGGCCCAGACCTTGGAGATGCCCGCCCTCGCCATCGCCTCGGAGTATTACACACCTCAGGAAATGGTGGGCTTCAAAAAGGTAAAAAGCAGAGTGAGGAAGATCAGGAAGAAGGAAAAGCAGACAGCCGCAGATGAACTCCGCATCGACGACACCCGCAGTACTGACTTTGGCTCCAGGTCACGGGGTCGCGGACGCAAAAAGGTGGATTTCGATGGCACAGAaataaaggaggaagagggggaggagaaggaagaggagagcaaaCCATCACAAAGTATCCCCCTGTTGTCCGATGACATCAGAATGGCAGAAATGGAGATgagcgatgatgatgatttcaCACCCCAAGAGCCAACTGTGATTGAGGAGGACGAGGCCGAGCAGGAGCTGCAGAAGCAActggagaagcagaggaagctgAGGCAAAGGCAGCTCCTCAAAGACCGTGGGCTGAAGGTGGTAGAGCAGATCAAAGCGCTTGATAAAAGCGAGAGTGACAATGATCCTGACAGGAAGAACAACATTGTTTTCAACGACACTTCAGAGTTCTGCAGGACTCTGGGTGATATTCCAACTTATGGACTGTCCGGTAACCGAGAGGACCAAGAAGAAATTATGGACTTTGttcaagaggaagagaaggaagatgCTGGAGGCTCAGACTCAGAAATTGATGAAAATATTGGATGGAGCACAGTTAACTTGGATGAGGAGGTAAAGCAGCCCGACTTCGCCACAGGCTCTGCCACCATTTTAGATGAAGAGCCCATTGTCAACTCCGGCCTTGCTAATGCCTTGCATCTGTGCAAGAACAAAGGTCTGCTGGACACTCAAATGCAGAAGGTGTCCCGCGTCAAAGCAACAAAGGGCGCCCTGCCCAACGACAACTACTGCATCGAGGACAAAATGGGCTTCGATGACAAGTACAGTCGCCGGGAAGAATACAGAGGCTTCACACAAGATTTCAAGGAGAAGGATAAATACAGGCCTGATGTCAAGATTGAGTATGTGGACGAGTCTGGGCGGAGACTCACTCCAAAAGAAGCATTCCGGCAACTTTCTCACCGATTCCATGGGAAAGGGTCTGGAAAGATGAAgacggagaggaggatgaagaaactTGAGGAGGAGGCCCTGCTGAAGAAGATGAGCAGCAGTGACACTCCTCTGGGGACGGTGGCTCTGCTTCAAGAGAAACAGAAATCTCAGAAAACACCATATATTGTGCTAAGTGGGAGTGGGAAAAGTATGAACGCAAACAACATCACTAAATAA